TATATTGtttatatacattttttataataaatacaTGCTAATTATAAATTATGTCGATATatctatttataatatttaatttttgagACACTTCATCAATATTATATTGCTCTTATATACTACTACCATATTAGTACTTCTGCTAATATGGCATCCTCTCCTGAATTTATTGGTTAATGGAAAAGTATTATAAAGAGATTTTTATTGAGTTTAAAAAAGCATGTGATCGTATGCTTAGGGAACTGTTGTATAAAACTAAGGAAAGGAAAAGTGTGTATGTGTGACGTATTCAAGTTATACATAACACGTATGAGGGGGCAACTATTAGAACTTTTAGGGTGTAACTGATGACTTCCCTTTAAAGACAGATTTACACTAATGTTCACCCTTGAGTTTGTACTTGTTTAATATGGTTTTGGACATGCATACCATGAGTATGCAGAAGAGCATTCCAAACCGCATGTTGTTTGATAATGATATTGTTCCAATTAAAGAAAGGGATGCGGTTAATTTGAAAGTTGAGATTTGCAGTTAATTAAGGGATGACCTAATCGTGCATGCACGTCAAGGTATGCTCCTAGTGTTGACCAGGTTATTGTTCATGCTCTGACTTAGGAGGTACACAACCTTTAAAGCCCAAAAGTGTGTGCGTTTTTATGTGCATAAGAGGTATTCTTATGGTGCCCCTGAGAGAATTTGTACAATTCAAAGAAAAAAcctgctctgctagggttttgtgaGTTGAGTGTCGTTTTCCCCCTTTGGGGGCTCCtgggctcctccccctttgcGGGTTTTCTCCTCCTCTAGGGAGACTCCTTTTCTTGCTTTAGGTAGATTTTCTTCCCACAATAGGTGGGTATTTCTCCACATTAGGTGGATCTTctacccaaataagtgggtCTTTTGTTCGGCCACCAGTCCTCCTCCACTGCCGCCCCTTCCTCCACCATGGCCGCCTCTTCCATCTCATCTGTCACTGGGAGCCCTGCTGAGTGCAGATCCAGTGCTGTGAAGCTTCAGTCTTCACCTCAACGCCACAGTTTCCGTAAGCACCACCGCATCTCAGGCCACCGTTGCAACTCAGATCCAAGGTCATCCGccttgccattttttttttctgacagAGTCTGGGTCGTAAGGTGAATGCTTTGGGTTGAAAGGTAAGAGCTTTGGCTAGTTTTGTCTTGGAGAAATAGTGGGTTTGGGTCCGTTGCTGAGTGCTGATCTTTATTGGTGAAAGCTTTGGTTGTTGGCTTTTGTTTCCACACTGTCTTTGCCGGCTCCACCGCCTCCCAGTTCCCATTTGGTTCCCCCTCTTTTACATCCGTCGCTCCATCGCACCTTTGTCAGCTTCTGCTGTTGTATGTTTGGAAGCTACAGATCTCCTCTTCCCTGTGCTCTCAGAGTTGCTGGTTTGACCCCTATTTGTGACTCCGAAGCCACTCCGCTGGTTTCCCCTGTTGACGCACTGCAACTCCGGCAGAGCCGATGTGTTGTATAAAGGGAGCGCTGGTTAAAAAGTGTATCAAGATCTTCTTCGCTCAGAAGTCAAGTGGCTCTCTGTTATtttggggatttagggtttCTGTAGGTCCTTATGGATTTTACTTCATGTTTTAGCTGTGTGTTTCAGTTGAGTGTGCGTGCTTGTTCTTCATTTTCCTTGAATTTGTGCATTGTTGTATCACTCTTAGAGATTATTTCTCGCATGGTGTAAGTGTCATGAGGCAATCCTTTGGGTTATATTCCATtcatctttgacaaaaaaaaaaggtattcTTATGATTGATTGGGTCATCATTGATGAAAGGAGGGTTATAAAGTTTTATTGAAGCGTTATTTACTTATTATTCTCTATGGTAGCAAATGTTCGACTTTAATAAAGACAACATGAGAAAATTTTGGAGTAGAAGAAATGATAATGTTAAAATAGATGAATTATCACACTAAAAATGATAAGATACACATGATAAGTGAATAAGATAGAATATTGAGGGTGTCAGTTGTGGAGAAGATGACAAATCTGATATAAAATATTGAATGAATAATCTGTGGTGAAATGTTAAGTGGGAATTATGAAGCTGCATATTCCAATTATAATTTGGTGTTGTAAGTTAGCACCCCCTAAGTGCTACTATTCTTTTATTCATTTTggcattccaaaaaaaaatgtaattttctcGACCTCCTTTAGTATTTTTTGGTCCATTggtgttatatttttttatgtacAGCAGAACGACCCAAAAGCAATGGGTATGAGCCTATGTTTTGATAATGTTGGAAGTGGCACACAAAGGCCTAATATAAGGTTGGGCTGGGCCAATCAATTATGTGTAGAGAGACTAGAGAGGGTCAACACAAGAGGTCTTGGTTGGAGCATGAAAGGGGAACATGGGTACTACTACTATTACTCCACACCACTAACTGAAATATTAATTGGTAATTAGTGCGTGTTAATGAAGGAGGGCCAAAACAAGGGGCGTTTTACAGCTATCACTCACATTCCTGTAATTGTgacattaaattaataaaaatgaagAGGTAGCGAAAGATGAGGGGGTGATCGATCACGTTGATGACGGCTAATCCTCAGTCACAGTCTATCTGTCTTCTTACCTGTCTGTCTGTCCTTCTTGTCCTGCTGTTTTCATATTTACATAATTATTTGGTCTCACCatttgcctttataaaattCCCCCTTCGAACCAAGCTCAATCTGCACCAGCTAGCCTTAGCTACGTACTTAagttatttattatatataattagtGGATCGGATCTATCCGGCCAATCGATCCATACTCGATCAGTCAGAACCAAGAATTGAAGGAAGAAGATCGATGACGATGCTGAGCaccaacaacaataacaacaaggTTGGTCAGTTTGGGGACACCACATTGACCAAAGTGTTCGTGGGAGGGCTGGCCTGGGAGACTCCGAAAGAGATACTGAGAGAGCAGTTTGACAAGTTCGGTGAGATCCTTGAAGCCGTCATCATTTCTGATAAGCTCACTGGCAGATCCAAAGGCTATGGTTTTGTAAGTCCATATATCTTATTCTTATTCCAAAAATAAGGTAATTACTaattaatgtatatatatatatggcatTTCACTATATATAAAAGGTGACATTCAAGGAAGCAGAGGCGGCCAAGAAGGCTTGCGAGGAACCAACTCTGATTATCAATGGTCGCAGAGCCAACTGCAATCTCGCATCGCTCGGTGCACGCCGTCCAAGGTCATCACCCATCCCTTCCCCCTCCCAAACTCCTCCACCTCCACAGGCACAACTAGCAACCAGGCAGGTTCAGTGGTATTATCCCCCTGCAGTTGCACCGGCTGCTTCCCCATACCATCATCAGCCACTTCCTTTCTACGGGTATGTTATTGTTATGTATCACTTtcacattctttttctttttaaaataatcaaatatCTTCAAAATGCATGTATATGCTTTCAAAAATATAATAGTATAATGTTGAGGAGTTGAGTGAGATGAATGGGGAAGGGTCTAGGGTTCGAACTCTAAGGATTACTAATTTATTAACACTACTAATagctaacatttacctataacaaaaaaaattgtactaGTATAATGTAGTAATTAAAATACataaatctttttatttttatattcagGTACCCGCACACTTACATTGCAGCGCCAGGGGACATGAATTACAATTACAATTACAATCAGGTAGGATTGAATATGTTATtgttactttaaaaaaaatgttatagtTGCAAAtgagaaaattaattaaatgtaaaagacaatatttaattaattattaaatgattTTTTGTATAGCAGAAGTTGAGCTACGGAAATGGTGGGGGCTACTATGGGCATCAAGTGTACCCGGTGCCAATGTACtaccagcaccaccaccacccagcTGTGTACCACCACCGAGCCACCGAGACAATGGGTCTACCTGCACACATGTTCCATTTCGCCACCATGGCTCCTGCTACAGCTCAAGTTGGCACGGGTACTGAATGCTTCAAAAGGGTGGTCTAAGTCTGAGTCTGAGTCTGAGAGAAGCTTAATTAATAATATGAGCAGGACCTGGTGGAGTAGAACGTGGTGCTGATTGACTGCACGCAGctacattattattatttgatcTGTCGTGCCATGCCATTGCCAGCaattcttttttactttttgtaattttgtttcatttttaattaattctttATCTTAGCTAGGTACCTGTTTCGTTTCATTCATCAGAttctttcattctctctctctctctaacatCCCAGCATATATGAGCTGTGAACTCTTCAGTACAACAAAAGAACAACAATATGTCCATGTGTATCAATCATGAACCACCACCCATGCCTTATGGCCTTGGTTGTTTTTCCCTCACATCAAATtaactttcattttctttcctcttctatttatttatttatttatttatttgtatcTACATTGTCTCGCTACAACTAGCTTAATTGTTACAGTTTTTATCACaaaatcattattttaaacATTAAGAAGAAACATAATCAAGGAATCGTGTAAAAACCTTTCAATGTGcactaaaatcaaactcttgGTTTTTTGGACATGTACTGTAGTCTTTCTTTTTTTGGGCTTTCGGTTCAAGAGTGCAGGCCTTAAGCATCTTAGGATTTCAATGAACTGAGTGGCCAAGCAAGTATTGTGAACATGGCGGCCCAGCCCCCCATCTAGCGTCAATCTATTACTAATTCTCTTTTTTAGATTTAATTTAAACGAAAACGCAAATATTTGTAAAAATTATCtttatattttgctttttcttcCATATTAATTATAGAGATGAATTAAGGCccaatatcttttttttttgaaagacgaCCCAATATCTATAACTCCATAAGAATGAGCATTCTACTATCTAacagtgtaaataagttttacacaatcattcaatcTCATTCCTTCATTTAATTATATTCAATCAATTTTCTGATGTGACTAtggttttcctttttttttaattagaaaattaCTCTTATGTaatcattaataaaaaaaaaatgtgcatgttattgttatcattattcTTTCTAAGTTTCATCTTCTTTCGTTCCTTTCATATTGATGGATGAATTTCCTACTAAAAAAAAGGTTGATGTATGAATAAATTGATAGCAACACTTTTAGTATTGACCTTCTTGACTTGTCTACGCACTcagaagattttgttcatttttcTTATTGATTGGTCAAACGTCACGAATTACTTTCCAGCATCTCGCCTTGCATCTAGTGATTGGTTTACCCTAATTGGTGGAGGAAGTAAACGCCCATTAATAGGAACAAATTCTCTACCAAGTAAGATCTACTAATAAAAGCAAAGTAAATAAAACCAACAAAGAAAAATGGAGAGCAATACTCAATTTGCTGGGCAATTTATCACAATaagtgtttcaaaaaaaaattacaatcagACCATACAATTTGTAGTTATATTAGCTCGCTAGAATTAAGGGATGACCAATAAGAAAAATGGAGAGCAATGCCCAATTTGCTTTCGAGATTTTTCTTTGAACAAATTCTAGCATTTTAATAAAGGATGCAAAAACTCTGGTAAAGGTGAATGAACCATTAATTGAATCGAATGAATGAACCGTTAATTGAACGTGAAGTCTCGTATCATATACTTATATAAGATAGAAGGAAAATACTAAAGAGTACGAAACGAAACTAAGAATAATGTTAAACTCATTATGATTGGTCTCCGAGTCCGGTAAAGTAGGCTACAACTTCTAACTGATTTGAAATAGtaaatgaatttatttttatttttattagaaATAAGAGGAAAGCTtatatttttaagttttaactgtTTTGTATAAATTACGAATCACTGTTTTGTGAATAAGCTACAATATAATGTTATAAAAATTGATGAAGAAGTATTATAATATATGGTGGGTTTGACGCATGAGCTGGAGTTTTGACTGCATTTACTAGATAGATTCACCTCCTTAGGAAAAGAAGAAGTTGAGGGAGGGGGATGTAAAACCAAAAGGGAAAGGAAAGAGGGTTCTCGTAGTTTTTTGCAATAATTCCCATTCCCATTCCCAGGTTTTGAAGTTTAATGAATTCATTTATGTAGATGCCACCAAATCTAGAGTTTAGCAACAAcagaatttttattttatttttaaaaaagaaaagtttAGTTGGGGGAGGAGAACGTTGGGTTGAAGAATGAAGAGGCACGTTTTGAATGGTGGTTGAAGTCCAACGGTCTTTCTTAATTTGATAATTGATATTGCGCGCACGCTGACGCAGGCAGTTTCTGTTGTCGTATTTCTCAAATCTATTAAAACTTTGTTGGAAGGTTTATAGTACCTACCACTCTAGTCTCTACTCTTCTTCCTTCCGCCTTTGTTGTAGTAGTACCTAACCAACAGTCAAGCTTAGCTACCCAACCATGGTTGAGCTTCCTCTTTATCAATGTGCCACTATCTTACTTCCTCTCTGCTTCTTCTCACTGCTacatcttcctcttctcttgAGAGGTCAACCCGCTTCGCTTCTTCTTTTTCAGGGTAACTTGCTACATCATGCTATTTCATTTTATATGTTACTGCTCCTAAGTCCTCGCTACAGTAATTGTGATTTGTACCTACTTACTGTTATTAACCCCTAATTAACTGCATAATGTGTAGCTATAACATGGCTGATGAACTGGATAAACCTTTGCTCGGTCCTGAGAATTTCAACCGAGAGGGCATTGATTTGGTAACTTCTCCAACAAATGCTGCCCTTAGTTTCTGAATTTTCTAACTTGAACCTGTTCTGTTCACCatatattatatagtataaCATTTTATTTTGTTGGTCAGGAGCGCATACCACTAGAAGAAGTATTTCAACAGTTGAGAACTTCACCAAGAGGACTTTCATATGAAGATGCTGAAGCCCGACTCGAGATATTTGGTCCAAACAAACTTGAAGAAAGGAAAGTAAGAACACACTTCTTATAAATATCTGATTTTCAGTCACATATAGAATGTGATTTTGAAGTACATTGTTCACAGAGTTACCATGTTAAACTACATTGGGATATCTATGGCTAGCTATCAGTGTAATGTGATTTATCTATATAGTACTTctgaatcaaaaataaaattacagaTATTTTGTGATTCATTATGACCATTATGTCTTGAGCCAATTTTAACAACTTCCACTTACCTCATAATGCATAAATTATCGAAGGGAATGCCTTCTATGTTCTTTGACACTAATCCACTATGGCATTTTAAGTACACACTATCTCACTGCACATCTCAAATGttagctttcttcttctcaTTGACAGGAAATCATCTTCTCTTACGTGCAAAaaaattctctctctctctctctctctctctctctctctatttaaGGATTTTGGATAGGTGGGGGAGTCCTGTCAAAATTTGTGAATGTTTATAGATTACAAAATTTTCACATGATTAATTATGTTACGTGAAATTTTATCGTGGGAGGGGACATTCCCCTCACTGACCAAGGCATTATAGTTCACAATTAGTTTCTTTCACTACAAGAAATCTAATACTGCATGATTTACATAATCAGAAAAATAGAATCATGCATGCTGTTTCCGTTCTCCATTGAAAATCTTTAGTGTTATCATTTATTCTATATTGGACTGTGGTTAGTAATTATAAAGGGGAAAGAGGCATTGGTTTATTGTAATTGTAATGCCATTATCCATGGCTAGCATTATATATGCATCTTAAGTCTAACCGAACAAATTCTAACCATAACCCCGTCCTCAAATGTTATGcaggaaaataaaatattaaaatttcttAGTTTCATGTGGAATCCTCTGTCATGGGTTATGGAAGCAGCAGCATTGATGGCGATTATCCTTGCTAATGGTGGAGTGAGTAACGAGCATAATCATTGTTCTtccaatattttattttctcttctctAGATTCAACTTGTACTTATAATGTTGTTTTTCCATTTCTTGATTCCTTACTTGGAGAGATATTTTCAGGGGGGGGGTCCTGATTGGCAAGACTTTGTAGGGATTATATGCCTGCTGGTGATAAACTCAACTATTAGTTTTATTGAAGAAAATAATGCTGGTAATGCTGCAGCAGCGCTCATGGCTCATTTAGCTCCTAGAACAAAGGTATGCTTCTTTGTTGATGACATCCATCTCAGGAATTGATCCATCACCTATGCCATACAAACTGAACAAATCTCCTCAAAAACTTGAAATTTTTTCAGTAGTGTATCACTAGCTATATAGCTTGTTATGCAACAATACCTTGCGCctttgagtttttctttttgCCCTCTTCTCATATGAATAATCAGATAAACTTTCCCTCACATCTGAACATTTATAGGCTTGATATTTAAGAGTTCAGGGAATATAGAACTATATTTTAATGAGTGAAGTTCTCTATTACCTAATCGTTCAGGTTCTCAGAGATGGGCAGTGGCAAGATCAAGATGCAGCTGTTTTAGTACCTGGGGATATTATCAGCATAAAACTGGGAGATATCATTCCAGCTGATGCTCGCTTGCTCGAAggagaccctctaaaaattgaCCAGGCAAGTCTTTGTTATAAAGTTTCTATTAATTTGTTTCTACTTAACGTTTTCAGTCactatttatattttcatgacATAAATTGCTTATAATTGATCAAGAATCGAGATGAAGTTCACTTGGTTTTGTTTCATGCAGTCAGCCCTTACTGGAGAATCTCTACCCGTTACGAAGAAAACTGGTGATGAGGTATTTTCAGGTTCAACATGTAAACACGGAGAGATTGAAGCTGTAGTGATAGCAACAGGAGTTCACTCCTTTTTTGGAAAGGCTGCACACTTGGTTGACAGCACTCAAGTTGTTGGACATTTTCAGAAGGTAAAACTTTCAACACCTTGTCATGTCATTATTAAGAAATAAGAAATATAACCAAACCAAGATTGTTACAAAATGCTAGATGTTTGAATGTTTGTATAAAGGTTTTCAAGGATTGCTATTTTTTCCTTGTATTGATTTACATTACATATGACAAAACTAGAACAAAGGAGTAGGGACCTATATACTCAGTCCTCATTCCTCAACATTGAAATGAAGATTAAAGCATAGGGAAACGCCAAAACAAGCTTGAATGCAATATAAACTTTGCAGATCTTTTGATCAACCACTCAAATTTCAAACCTTGATTCAAGTTTTATTGTTTGCTTTTCTGCAGGTCCTTACCTCAATTGGTAACTTCTGCATTTGCTCTATAGCTGCAGGGATGCTTCTTGAAATAATTATAATGTTCCCGGTGGAGCATAGATCATACAGGGATGGAATCAACAACCTTCTTGTTCTCCTGATTGGAGGAATACCCATAGCTATGCCAACAGTATTATCTGTAACACTTGCCATTGGCTCTCATCGCCTTTCTCAGCAGGTGCGACTTTTTAGAACTTGTAAATAATATTGTAGTAGAATTAAGATCAAAGTCCCTCTCTATATGCTACCCATGTTTGGCTCTTCGATTCAAATGAAAGGGATGAAGCTAAGCTTTTGTCTGAATTATTGATAACCGTCGTTAAAGTTTGGAAAATTCTGTAGTGCCTCAAAGGGGTAACCATACCCCCAGGCAGCATACTTTATATCACATCACTAGGAGGAGTATAGTTATATCATCCATGAAGTTTACTGCATTGAAGTAGATTTTTGTGCTGCTGACTGTgctctttctttatttttatttacttcACTCTTAAGGGAGTTATCACAAAAAGAATGACAGCAATTGAAGAAATGGCAGGCATGGATGTCTTATGCAGTGACAAAACTGGAACTCTTACGCTAAATCGCCTGTCTGTTGATCGAAACCTTATCGAGGTAGGTTTTGAAAATGACATATAAGAATACTGTATCGACCCATATTATTAAATGTTAATAACAAAGTTTATTTTCATATGACTTATGAAAATTTACTAAGACAAAACTTTTATAAATTACACGTTGAACAGGTCTTTAACAGCAATATGGACAAAGATCTGGTTGTTCTACTAGCAGCCAGGGCAGCTAGACTGGATAACCAGGATGCCATTGATGCTGCCATTGTTAATTTGCTAGCTGATCCAAAGGAGGTACAGTTTAAAGATACTCGTGTGATTTTGATACTGAAGTTTTCCCAACACTCCTTTATTTGGAATAGCACACtgataaaacaaaaacaatttcTCCTTTTTCTCCCAGGCACGTGCAAACATTACTGAAGTCCATTTTCTACCATTCAATCCTGTGGATAAACGTACAGCCATAACATACATTGACGCTGATGGAAATTATTATAGGGCCAGTAAAGGAGCTCCAGAACAGGTATCAAAATTCATGAAATAATGTGTAGCATTTCTTTACTTCCTAACTTTTCCTCATTTGACTTCAAATCTAATGCAAAGTTTTTCTCAAAGGACCCATATCCAAAAGTCATAAAACTTCCTTAAAACCAAGAAAAGAAACATCTATGAAGAAACATAGTATAAAACTAT
This is a stretch of genomic DNA from Lotus japonicus ecotype B-129 chromosome 1, LjGifu_v1.2. It encodes these proteins:
- the LOC130731457 gene encoding probable RNA-binding protein ARP1 isoform X2, with the protein product MTMLSTNNNNNKVGQFGDTTLTKVFVGGLAWETPKEILREQFDKFGEILEAVIISDKLTGRSKGYGFVTFKEAEAAKKACEEPTLIINGRRANCNLASLGARRPRSSPIPSPSQTPPPPQAQLATRQVQWYYPPAVAPAASPYHHQPLPFYGYPHTYIAAPGDMNYNYNYNQKLSYGNGGGYYGHQVYPVPMYYQHHHHPAVYHHRATETMGLPAHMFHFATMAPATAQVGTGTECFKRVV
- the LOC130731457 gene encoding probable RNA-binding protein ARP1 isoform X1, whose amino-acid sequence is MTMLSTNNNNNKVGQFGDTTLTKVFVGGLAWETPKEILREQFDKFGEILEAVIISDKLTGRSKGYGFVTFKEAEAAKKACEEPTLIINGRRANCNLASLGARRPRSSPIPSPSQTPPPPQAQLATRQVQWYYPPAVAPAASPYHHQPLPFYGYPHTYIAAPGDMNYNYNYNQQKLSYGNGGGYYGHQVYPVPMYYQHHHHPAVYHHRATETMGLPAHMFHFATMAPATAQVGTGTECFKRVV
- the LOC130731457 gene encoding probable RNA-binding protein ARP1 isoform X3 codes for the protein MTMLSTNNNNNKVGQFGDTTLTKVFVGGLAWETPKEILREQFDKFGEILEAVIISDKLTGRSKGYGFEAEAAKKACEEPTLIINGRRANCNLASLGARRPRSSPIPSPSQTPPPPQAQLATRQVQWYYPPAVAPAASPYHHQPLPFYGYPHTYIAAPGDMNYNYNYNQQKLSYGNGGGYYGHQVYPVPMYYQHHHHPAVYHHRATETMGLPAHMFHFATMAPATAQVGTGTECFKRVV